The Kwoniella bestiolae CBS 10118 chromosome 7, complete sequence genome has a segment encoding these proteins:
- a CDS encoding transcription elongation factor SPT4 — protein sequence MPPKGGSRKTELRACLICSVLQSTNDFLTQGCPNCEEILEMRGSAERVAECTSVTYDGMIAMMEPSESWVARWQRIDKKMRGIYAVRVTGRPPQDVIDAIESRGGVYRPRDAVED from the exons ATGCCGCCAAAAGGAGGATCCCGAAAGACAGAACTTCGAGCCTGTCTCATCTGCTCAGTCCTTCAATCGACCAACGACTTCTTGACTCAGGGTTGTCCGAACTGTGAGGAGATATTGGAG ATGAGAGGTTCAGCAGAGAGAGTAGCGGAATGTACGAGCGTGACATACGACGGGATGATAGCTATGATGGAACCTTCTGAGAGCTGGGTGGCTCGATGGCAGAGGATAG ACAAaaagatgagagggatctATGCTGTTCGAGTTACAGGTCGACCCCCTCAGGACGTAATAGATGCTATAGAATCGCGCGGAGGGGTGTATAGACCTAGGGATGCTGTGGAGGACTAG